In Necator americanus strain Aroian chromosome IV, whole genome shotgun sequence, the following proteins share a genomic window:
- a CDS encoding hypothetical protein (NECATOR_CHRIV.G17183.T1) — protein sequence MQRSPEDYPFVYGDHQLRSSSRRRIVVEVPRKQKRIAKKEFELCSFGYCILISIAYNSICPRILSIKTLNKKSLSNRKEVLVIDGTLPTFQIRTGRPPTRWSDFFTKSLKEKYDALRVPRERRNHWATLARDKWKNYWRPLDQFEDQRESR from the exons Atgcagcg CTCACCAGAAGACTATCCTTTCGTTTACGGAGACCATCAGTTGAGATCGTCATCTCGACGCCGGATAGTCGTTGAAGTGCCTCG gaaacaaaaaaggattgCAAAGAAGGAATTTGAGTTG TGCTCGTTTGGCTACTGTATTCTTATTTCCATTGCCTATAACTCGATTTGTCCAAGAATACTATCCATCAAGACGCTGAACAAGAAATCGTTATCAAACAGGAA GGAAGTGCTGGTCATTGATGGAACACTTCCCACATTCCAGATTCGTACCG gaagaccgccgacccgatggtcagatttcttcacgaagtccttgaaagaaaaatatgatgctcttcgtgtcccacgcgaaaggaggaaccactgggctactctggcacgcgacaaatggaagaattactggcgcccgctcgaccagttcgaagatcaacgggagtcaaggtga